In a genomic window of Methanoregula sp. UBA64:
- a CDS encoding 3-dehydroquinate synthase II: MKQFWVDARPWNKDIVTTAIESGADAIVAEHAAEVKRLGRITTIAPDGDLVPGKDVAECRITDKASENEAAEKGKNRIVIVTTSDWTVIPLENLVAQSDRIVAAVKNRHEAELALTVLEKGVYGILLQTDKPAVVKEIAELVKNAAGTVHLVPFTVTRICPVGMGDRVCVDTCSMLEDGDGMLMGNTSSAMLLVHAETLENPYVAPRPFRVNAGAVHAYTLLPDGKTAYLADLAIGGQVLVSDETGAARSAIVGRTKIERRPLLLVDAEAEGGAKASLILQNAETIRLVAPGGNAISVVNLAAGDTILGCVLEGGRHFGMAVKETIREK; encoded by the coding sequence ATGAAGCAGTTCTGGGTGGATGCCCGGCCGTGGAACAAGGATATTGTCACCACCGCAATCGAGAGCGGTGCGGATGCGATCGTGGCAGAGCATGCCGCAGAAGTAAAACGCCTGGGCCGGATCACCACCATTGCCCCGGATGGCGACCTTGTGCCGGGGAAAGACGTGGCCGAGTGCCGGATCACCGACAAGGCAAGCGAGAACGAGGCAGCGGAGAAGGGCAAGAACCGGATCGTGATCGTCACGACAAGCGACTGGACGGTCATCCCGCTCGAAAACCTTGTTGCCCAGTCCGACAGGATCGTGGCAGCGGTAAAGAACCGGCACGAGGCAGAACTCGCGCTCACCGTTCTTGAGAAAGGCGTGTACGGGATCCTCTTGCAGACCGACAAACCTGCCGTGGTAAAGGAGATCGCAGAACTGGTAAAGAACGCCGCAGGGACCGTCCACCTCGTGCCCTTCACGGTCACAAGGATCTGCCCCGTGGGCATGGGCGACCGGGTCTGCGTGGATACCTGCTCGATGCTCGAAGACGGGGACGGCATGCTGATGGGAAACACCTCGTCAGCCATGCTCCTTGTCCATGCGGAAACGCTCGAAAACCCGTACGTTGCCCCCCGGCCCTTCCGGGTAAACGCCGGCGCAGTCCATGCCTACACCCTCCTCCCGGACGGGAAGACCGCGTACCTTGCCGATCTTGCCATCGGCGGGCAGGTGCTTGTCTCGGACGAGACCGGCGCAGCCCGGTCCGCGATTGTCGGCAGGACCAAGATCGAGCGCCGGCCGCTCCTCCTTGTCGATGCAGAAGCCGAAGGCGGCGCAAAGGCAAGCCTGATCCTCCAGAACGCTGAGACGATCCGGCTCGTTGCCCCCGGCGGGAACGCGATCTCGGTAGTGAACCTTGCAGCAGGAGATACTATCCTCGGCTGCGTGCTCGAAGGCGGCCGGCACTTCGGCATGGCCGTCAAAGAGACGATCCGCGAGAAGTGA
- a CDS encoding 2-amino-3,7-dideoxy-D-threo-hept-6-ulosonate synthase: MIGKEIRIERIMDRNTGRAVIIPMDHGFSMGQIDGLLDMTKVITDVSEGGANAIVLHKGMVKRGHRRHGRDIGLIVHLSGSTSLNPDPNDKVLVCTVEEAIALGADAVSIHINLGAPNESKMLEDGARIARDCNRWGMPLLVMIYPRGKGIDPTSPQTVGHCVRVAEELGADLIKTSYPGSPEAFARITKACSVPVFVAGGEKCSDLESLEMIRDSVTAGGAGVCMGRNAFQREDTRAFVHAICRVVHHNVDPKKALEKQ, encoded by the coding sequence ATGATTGGCAAGGAAATCCGGATCGAACGCATAATGGACAGGAACACCGGCAGGGCCGTGATCATCCCCATGGACCACGGGTTCTCCATGGGCCAGATCGACGGCCTCTTAGATATGACAAAAGTGATCACCGATGTGAGCGAGGGCGGGGCAAACGCGATCGTCCTCCACAAGGGCATGGTCAAGCGCGGCCACCGCAGGCATGGTCGGGACATCGGCCTCATCGTCCACCTCTCGGGCAGCACCTCGCTCAACCCGGACCCGAACGACAAGGTGCTGGTCTGCACGGTCGAAGAGGCAATCGCGCTCGGCGCCGATGCGGTCTCCATCCACATCAACCTCGGCGCACCGAACGAGTCGAAGATGCTTGAAGACGGCGCACGGATCGCCCGGGACTGCAACCGCTGGGGCATGCCGCTCCTGGTCATGATCTACCCGAGGGGGAAGGGCATCGACCCGACCTCCCCGCAGACGGTCGGTCACTGCGTAAGGGTCGCCGAAGAGCTCGGCGCCGATTTAATCAAGACCAGCTACCCCGGGAGCCCCGAGGCATTTGCGAGGATCACCAAAGCCTGCTCGGTGCCGGTCTTTGTTGCCGGCGGCGAGAAGTGCAGCGATCTTGAATCGCTCGAAATGATCCGGGACTCGGTCACCGCCGGCGGCGCCGGTGTCTGCATGGGAAGGAACGCCTTCCAGCGTGAGGACACCCGGGCATTCGTGCACGCCATCTGCCGTGTGGTGCACCACAACGTTGACCCGAAGAAGGCGCTGGAGAAGCAGTAA
- a CDS encoding 2-amino-3,7-dideoxy-D-threo-hept-6-ulosonate synthase, protein MRGKEIRLERIMNRNTKKTIIVPMDHGVSDGPIPGLIDMGQTVNLIADGGANAVIGHVGLALHGHRQGGRDIGLILHLSASTKLAPDPNEKVLVNSVTNAIKMGADAVSMHVNIGAESEAKMLSDLGTVAVECMEWGMPLLAMMYPRGKNITKNNDLDQVKLAARVAAELGADIVKTVYTGDPESFREVTRGCPVPVVVAGGSKTDDRTTLELIEGAMAGGAAGISIGRNAFQHRTPDKFVRAAACIVHQNKSVEEALKVLNG, encoded by the coding sequence ATGAGAGGAAAGGAAATCCGCCTGGAAAGAATCATGAACCGCAATACGAAGAAGACGATCATCGTCCCGATGGACCACGGGGTCTCGGACGGCCCGATCCCGGGCCTTATCGATATGGGCCAGACCGTGAACCTGATCGCGGACGGCGGGGCAAACGCGGTAATCGGCCACGTGGGTCTTGCGCTCCACGGCCACCGGCAGGGCGGGCGGGACATCGGCCTTATCCTGCACCTGTCGGCAAGCACGAAGCTTGCGCCGGACCCAAACGAGAAGGTGCTTGTGAACTCGGTCACAAACGCCATAAAGATGGGCGCCGATGCGGTCTCGATGCACGTCAATATCGGGGCCGAGAGCGAGGCAAAGATGCTCTCCGATCTCGGCACGGTAGCGGTCGAGTGCATGGAGTGGGGGATGCCGCTCCTTGCGATGATGTACCCGAGGGGCAAGAACATCACCAAGAACAACGACCTCGACCAGGTCAAGCTCGCCGCCCGGGTGGCAGCCGAGCTCGGCGCCGATATCGTAAAGACCGTGTACACCGGCGACCCGGAGTCCTTCCGCGAAGTAACCCGGGGCTGCCCGGTGCCGGTCGTGGTCGCCGGAGGTTCAAAGACGGATGACCGCACAACGTTAGAATTAATCGAGGGCGCGATGGCGGGCGGTGCGGCCGGGATCTCGATCGGCAGGAACGCCTTCCAGCACCGGACCCCGGACAAGTTTGTGCGGGCAGCGGCATGTATCGTGCACCAGAACAAGAGCGTCGAAGAAGCGCTGAAAGTCCTCAACGGGTGA